A stretch of Colletotrichum lupini chromosome 2, complete sequence DNA encodes these proteins:
- a CDS encoding ribosomal protein L10, with amino-acid sequence MPKSKRNRVVNLTQVNKKTREQKDKLFSNIRESVPQYQHCFVFGVNNMRNNYLKEVRHELNDCRLFFGKTKLMAKALGQDPSSAVADGIERLTPFLAGTVGLIFTNRDPASILEYFDGVSPVDFARAGTVATRDFVIPAGVVYATGGEVPAEHDVPMEHSIEPELRRLGMPTRMVKGRVCLGGDDSGEGEGYTVCKEGDVLDSRQTRLLKLFGICLSEFKVKVLAYWSSASGEVTEVNPNAMDGVEVESD; translated from the exons ATGCCCAAGTCAAAGCGCAACAGAGTGGTCAACCTGACCCAGGTGAACAAGAAGACGCGCGAGCAAAAGGACAAGCTCTTTTCCAACATTCGCGAGTCGGTGCCGCAGTACCAGCACTGCTTCGTCTTTGGCGTCAACAACATGCGCAACAACTACCTCAAGGAGGTCCGCCACGAGCTCAACGACTGCAG ACTCTTCTTCGGCAAGACAAAACTCATGGCCAAGGCCCTAGGCCAAGACCCCTCCTCCGCCGTCGCAGACGGCATCGAGCGCCTCACCCCCTTCCTCGCCGGCACCGTCGGCCTCATCTTCACCAACCGCGACCCGGCCTCCATCCTCGAGTACTTTGACGGCGTCTCCCCCGTCGACTTCGCGCGCGCGGGAACCGTCGCCACCCGCGACTTCGTCATCCCCGCCGGGGTCGTCTACGCCACGGGCGGTGAGGTGCCCGCCGAGCACGACGTGCCCATGGAGCACAGCATCGAGCCCGAGCTGCGACGCCTGGGTATGCCCACGCGCATGGTCAAGGGCCGCGTCTGCCTCGGCGGCGACGACTctggcgagggcgagggaTACACCGTCTGCAAGGAGGGCGATGTGCTCGACAGTCGGCAGACGAGGCTGTTGAAGCTGTTTGGGATCTGCTTGAGCGAGTTCAAGGTCAAGGTTCTTGC ATACTGGAGCTCTGCTTCAGGCGAGGTAACCGAAGTGAACCCCAACGCCATGGACGGCGTCGAGGTCGAGAGCGACTAA